A DNA window from Niabella yanshanensis contains the following coding sequences:
- a CDS encoding M16 family metallopeptidase codes for MKKINIGFLLLAGALPAMAQKVKFTEFDLSNGMRVVLHEDHTAPVVVTSVMYHVGSKDEVPGHTGMAHFFEHLLFEGSKNIKKGQFMKIVSQNGGQNNANTSQDRTYYFEAFPSNQLETGLWLESERLMHPVINEDGVKTQNEVVKEEKRLRIDNQPYGNLIASVFNKLFTKHPYHWPIIGSMEDLDNTKLPDFLAFNKKYYAPNNAVLVVAGDIDPVKTKKLVEAYFGPIPKGPAIERVNIKEDPITQQIVDTAYDANIQIPAIVAAYRTVGMKERDAIVLDMASQILSGGASSRMYKKMVDQKKNAVAVQAFNYTLEDYGAYLTFAIPNGSQSLDQLLADMDEEVAKLQTSLISEAEFTKLQNQAENDFVSGNNTMMGIAESLASGYTFHGNTNYLNTELDLIKSITRQDIQEVAKKYLNKDQRVVLYYLPSKKDEAAK; via the coding sequence ATGAAGAAAATCAACATTGGCTTTTTGCTGCTGGCAGGCGCATTGCCCGCTATGGCGCAAAAGGTAAAGTTTACAGAATTCGATTTGAGTAACGGCATGCGCGTAGTGTTGCATGAGGATCATACGGCGCCGGTGGTAGTGACTTCGGTAATGTACCACGTAGGTAGTAAAGACGAAGTGCCCGGGCATACCGGGATGGCGCATTTTTTTGAGCACCTGCTGTTTGAAGGTTCTAAGAACATTAAGAAGGGCCAGTTTATGAAGATCGTTTCACAGAACGGGGGACAAAACAATGCCAATACCAGCCAGGACCGTACTTATTACTTTGAAGCATTTCCGAGCAACCAGCTCGAAACCGGCTTATGGCTGGAAAGTGAAAGACTAATGCATCCCGTGATCAATGAGGATGGGGTTAAAACGCAGAACGAGGTAGTGAAAGAAGAAAAAAGATTGCGCATTGATAACCAACCCTACGGAAACCTGATCGCTTCTGTATTTAATAAACTGTTTACCAAACATCCCTATCATTGGCCGATTATCGGTAGCATGGAGGACCTGGACAATACCAAACTGCCCGACTTTTTAGCGTTCAACAAAAAATATTATGCGCCTAATAATGCAGTGCTGGTAGTGGCGGGAGATATCGATCCTGTTAAAACCAAAAAACTGGTAGAAGCGTATTTTGGTCCTATTCCCAAAGGCCCTGCCATTGAAAGAGTAAATATCAAAGAGGATCCTATTACGCAACAAATTGTAGATACGGCTTACGATGCCAATATCCAGATACCTGCGATAGTAGCGGCTTACCGTACAGTGGGTATGAAAGAGCGCGATGCTATTGTGCTGGATATGGCTTCCCAGATCTTAAGCGGCGGAGCCAGCAGCCGTATGTATAAAAAAATGGTGGACCAAAAGAAAAATGCAGTGGCAGTACAGGCATTTAATTATACGCTGGAAGATTATGGGGCTTACCTGACTTTTGCCATACCCAATGGCAGCCAGAGCCTGGATCAATTGCTCGCTGATATGGACGAAGAAGTAGCCAAACTGCAAACTTCCCTGATCTCAGAGGCCGAGTTTACCAAGTTGCAAAACCAGGCAGAAAATGACTTCGTAAGCGGCAACAACACCATGATGGGGATCGCGGAAAGCCTGGCAAGCGGGTATACTTTCCATGGTAATACCAATTACCTGAACACAGAGCTTGACCTGATTAAATCTATAACCCGCCAGGATATCCAGGAGGTTGCTAAAAAATACCTTAATAAAGATCAGCGCGTGGTGCTTTATTATTTGCCTTCAAAAAAAGATGAAGCTGCTAAATAA